One window from the genome of bacterium encodes:
- a CDS encoding Smr/MutS family protein, producing the protein MYASHREAALSALEWGKITARLAAHASSEPGRDLCAALAPGTDLDAIRASLEENRDGRRMLLQDGALPLDEAKEIREEVGKAAKGASLSTAELLRIGKTARVGERVRRFFEDRRGRYPRLAHHANGIPPLRDLAEAVEQAIDANGNVLDRASDALGPLRRQLLKMRSRLQETAEGILSSPRYARHVQETYATVRSGRVVIPFKTSAKGLFQGIVHDSSQSGQTVFFEPEELVYLNNEVKMAELEVEREVARILAELSGRVARKEVELLLALSLLARIDGIQARSLLADELSASEPTVTNAGETNLRSALHPLLVLSGRPVVPNDLRLGRPYLCLILTGPNAGGKTVALKTLGLLTLMAMAGLSIPASPDSTVSVFGDLFVAVGDEQSVEGDLSTYSAHIRRLNEILSGADRGSLVLLDEVVSGTDPREGAALARAFLETLADREVRVVATTHFEELKGIAFTDSRFENGSMAFDGEHLRPTYRLSLGVPGRSMGMEIARSLGFPGEVLDRAKGYLAGPGPDLTEVIDRLERERERVRSEGAELAGRRREAEEAARRLEAERAKMKAEESRVVSAARLKMREEIRKAEGELARVTEEMRKDRKIDTVRKASSVIRAWKEKAHAAEEDPAVRTLMSRSAPLAPGEALFPGRKVFVVSLSKEAEVAAPATAGDREVEVAAGGMKVRVPREQVRVFPTPGGTRERRPEAGSRPVEASPGAVHLQTPENTLDLRGMYVDDALPEVDAFLDRQSLAQAPHVFLIHGHGTGALKTAVRRHLATSPYAKRSLPAPREQGGDGVTIVLLA; encoded by the coding sequence TTGTACGCATCGCATCGGGAAGCCGCCCTGTCGGCACTGGAATGGGGGAAGATCACGGCCCGGTTGGCGGCCCACGCCTCCTCGGAGCCGGGGCGCGACCTGTGCGCCGCGCTTGCTCCCGGGACCGACCTCGACGCCATCCGCGCGTCGCTCGAGGAGAACCGGGACGGGCGGCGGATGCTGTTGCAGGACGGCGCCCTTCCCCTGGACGAGGCGAAGGAGATCCGCGAGGAGGTCGGGAAGGCGGCCAAGGGCGCCTCTCTTTCCACGGCGGAACTGCTGCGGATCGGGAAGACGGCGCGCGTCGGGGAGCGGGTCCGCCGGTTCTTCGAGGACCGGCGCGGAAGGTATCCGCGCCTGGCCCACCACGCGAACGGGATCCCGCCGCTGCGCGACCTCGCCGAGGCGGTCGAGCAGGCGATCGATGCCAACGGGAACGTGCTGGACCGGGCGTCGGATGCGCTCGGACCCTTGCGGCGGCAGCTCCTGAAGATGCGCTCCCGCCTGCAGGAGACGGCGGAGGGGATCCTCTCCTCCCCGCGCTATGCCCGCCACGTCCAGGAGACGTACGCCACCGTCCGGTCGGGCCGCGTGGTGATCCCGTTCAAGACGAGCGCGAAGGGGCTCTTCCAGGGGATCGTCCACGATTCCTCCCAGAGCGGCCAGACGGTCTTCTTCGAGCCGGAGGAACTCGTCTACCTCAACAACGAGGTGAAGATGGCCGAACTCGAGGTGGAGAGGGAGGTGGCGCGGATCCTCGCCGAGCTGTCCGGCCGGGTCGCCCGTAAGGAGGTGGAACTGCTCCTCGCGCTTTCCCTCCTCGCCCGGATCGACGGGATCCAGGCGCGCTCCCTGCTGGCGGACGAACTTTCCGCCTCCGAGCCCACGGTGACGAACGCGGGGGAGACGAACCTGCGGTCCGCCCTCCATCCCCTGCTGGTCCTGAGCGGACGCCCGGTGGTCCCGAACGACCTGCGCCTGGGGCGTCCGTACCTGTGCCTGATCCTCACCGGCCCCAACGCGGGCGGGAAGACCGTCGCGCTGAAAACGCTGGGGCTGCTCACGCTGATGGCGATGGCGGGGCTTTCGATCCCGGCCTCCCCGGATTCCACCGTGTCCGTCTTCGGCGACCTGTTCGTCGCGGTGGGGGACGAGCAGAGTGTGGAGGGGGACCTGTCCACCTACTCCGCCCACATCCGGCGGCTGAACGAGATCCTGTCGGGCGCGGACCGCGGTTCGCTGGTGCTGCTCGACGAGGTCGTCTCGGGGACGGATCCGCGCGAGGGGGCGGCCCTCGCCCGCGCTTTCCTCGAAACGTTGGCGGACCGGGAGGTGCGCGTGGTGGCGACGACGCACTTCGAGGAACTGAAGGGGATCGCCTTCACGGATTCCCGGTTCGAGAACGGCTCGATGGCGTTCGACGGGGAACATCTTCGGCCGACGTACCGGCTGTCGCTGGGGGTCCCCGGTCGTTCGATGGGGATGGAGATCGCTCGGTCCCTCGGGTTTCCGGGGGAGGTCCTCGATCGGGCGAAGGGGTACCTCGCCGGCCCCGGCCCGGACCTAACGGAGGTGATCGATCGCCTGGAACGCGAGCGGGAACGGGTGCGTTCCGAGGGGGCGGAGCTTGCGGGACGGCGCAGGGAGGCGGAGGAGGCGGCGCGGCGACTCGAGGCGGAACGGGCGAAGATGAAGGCCGAGGAGTCGCGCGTGGTCTCCGCGGCGCGCCTGAAGATGCGGGAGGAGATCCGGAAAGCGGAAGGGGAACTCGCCCGCGTCACGGAGGAGATGCGGAAGGACCGGAAGATCGACACGGTGCGGAAGGCCTCCTCCGTGATCCGCGCATGGAAGGAGAAGGCGCACGCGGCGGAAGAGGACCCGGCCGTCCGGACGCTGATGAGCCGGTCCGCTCCCCTCGCCCCGGGGGAGGCCCTCTTTCCCGGACGGAAGGTGTTCGTCGTGTCGCTGTCGAAGGAGGCCGAGGTGGCCGCGCCGGCGACCGCCGGGGACCGCGAGGTGGAGGTGGCCGCGGGCGGGATGAAAGTCCGGGTCCCGCGCGAGCAGGTCCGCGTCTTTCCGACGCCGGGAGGGACGCGGGAACGCCGGCCGGAGGCCGGATCGCGGCCGGTGGAGGCGTCGCCGGGGGCGGTGCACCTGCAGACGCCGGAGAACACCCTCGACCTGCGCGGGATGTACGTGGACGACGCGCTCCCCGAAGTCGACGCCTTCCTCGACCGGCAGTCGCTGGCCCAGGCGCCCCACGTTTTCCTGATCCACGGGCACGGCACCGGCGCATTGAAGACGGCGGTCCGTCGCCACCTGGCTACGTCCCCCTACGCGAAGCGGTCCCTCCCCGCCCCCCGCGAACAGGGCGGCGACGGCGTCACGATCGTCCTCCTCGCCTGA
- the ccsA gene encoding cytochrome c biogenesis protein CcsA — translation MEGAHLVLFWLALAAYGAEAGFRLAGIEPSSPWKSPVFAGVLLHAAFLGMRWGLSGHAPMAGLFESLTVFSFCCAIAGLILCRTGETDAAWGPLSVLILLPQAGAALIDKRMTPLYPALDTPWFATHVGFSFLGYGFFAAGLALGIVYLRGGGDAVYRAAGRSALYGFSAFSAGMVCGGIWAYYAWGSYWIWTPKEIWSVIVWIYFATLTHLKFLPAQEGWPGWTKRLEMGATAAGYGVVLLTFLGVSLLLRSSHSF, via the coding sequence TTGGAAGGCGCTCATCTCGTTCTTTTCTGGCTCGCGCTGGCGGCGTACGGCGCGGAGGCGGGATTTCGTCTGGCCGGCATCGAGCCATCGTCCCCGTGGAAGAGCCCGGTGTTCGCCGGCGTCCTTCTGCATGCCGCGTTCCTCGGGATGCGGTGGGGTCTCTCGGGGCATGCGCCGATGGCGGGGCTGTTCGAATCGCTGACCGTATTCTCCTTCTGCTGCGCGATCGCGGGGTTGATCCTCTGCCGCACCGGGGAGACGGATGCGGCCTGGGGGCCTTTGTCGGTCCTCATCCTGTTGCCGCAGGCCGGGGCGGCGCTGATCGACAAGCGGATGACTCCCCTTTATCCTGCGCTCGACACGCCGTGGTTCGCCACCCACGTCGGCTTTTCCTTCCTCGGGTACGGCTTCTTCGCCGCCGGGCTCGCGTTGGGGATCGTCTACCTGCGCGGCGGAGGCGACGCGGTCTATCGGGCGGCGGGACGATCCGCGCTGTACGGCTTCTCCGCCTTCTCGGCGGGGATGGTGTGCGGGGGGATCTGGGCGTACTACGCGTGGGGATCGTACTGGATCTGGACCCCGAAGGAGATCTGGTCGGTGATCGTCTGGATCTACTTCGCGACGCTGACGCATCTCAAGTTCCTCCCCGCGCAGGAGGGGTGGCCCGGGTGGACGAAGCGGCTCGAGATGGGCGCCACCGCGGCCGGGTACGGCGTCGTCCTGCTCACCTTCCTCGGCGTCAGCCTGCTGCTGCGCAGCTCCCACTCCTTCTGA
- a CDS encoding cytochrome c biogenesis protein ResB: MKALWRFLTSLKTCAWTGLAFCVAGGVGSVVMGGYPELFADMDAQVFAGWFVRKGFADPAPTLWLYGLLLATALFAANAACCTFERLVQIFRGTVTMRRLLPHVMHIAFLGVVLSHLVSAVYGDRIPGVAIPQGGFAMVGGTGWAMRLDRFDAVMAPGGYPKDFSAAVTLFRDKTPVARGVVRTNEPLFHEGYGIYIKNFGTTPWGAPYAVFDANRDPGATAILISSLLFTVANLLYLFPARRNDA, translated from the coding sequence ATGAAGGCGCTCTGGCGGTTCCTGACATCCCTCAAGACGTGCGCGTGGACGGGGCTCGCATTCTGCGTCGCGGGGGGCGTCGGATCGGTGGTGATGGGGGGATACCCGGAACTGTTCGCCGACATGGACGCGCAGGTCTTCGCGGGGTGGTTCGTCCGCAAGGGGTTCGCCGACCCCGCGCCGACGCTCTGGTTGTACGGCCTGCTGCTCGCGACGGCCCTGTTCGCGGCGAACGCGGCGTGCTGCACGTTCGAGCGGCTGGTGCAGATCTTCCGGGGGACGGTCACGATGCGCCGCCTCCTGCCGCACGTGATGCACATCGCCTTCCTCGGGGTCGTCCTTTCCCACCTCGTCAGCGCCGTGTACGGCGACAGGATCCCCGGCGTGGCGATCCCGCAGGGAGGTTTCGCCATGGTGGGCGGCACGGGGTGGGCGATGCGGCTGGACCGGTTCGACGCGGTGATGGCGCCCGGGGGGTATCCGAAGGACTTCTCCGCCGCGGTCACGCTGTTCCGCGACAAGACCCCGGTGGCGCGCGGCGTCGTGCGGACGAACGAGCCGCTCTTCCACGAAGGGTACGGGATCTATATCAAGAATTTCGGGACCACGCCCTGGGGCGCCCCCTACGCCGTCTTCGACGCGAACCGCGACCCCGGGGCGACGGCGATCCTGATCTCCTCGCTCCTGTTCACCGTCGCGAACCTCCTGTACCTCTTTCCCGCCCGGAGGAACGATGCGTAA
- a CDS encoding LD-carboxypeptidase: protein MRKALPLVKGDVIAVCAPAGPVDAGRLDRGIARLSAAGFVPEIADGILAADGYLAGDDAHRARQFEWALTLPEARAVMAARGGYGTTRILPLIDWRKAVRRRKLIVGFSDMTAVLSYLSTRLGFPCLHGPMAAADLALRFDPGALDAFARLAAGEVSPREPWGEPMERIRGGAAEGILAGGCLSVLTSLLGTPYEPDFRGTLLFLEDVGEPAYRLDRMLTQWIQSGRLSKIAGILVGTMAPVRGEPVEEIRRIFGDAGRRLSVPVRYGFPAGHAGKNVSLPFGVRARIDAKGRLFLLDSPVEAG from the coding sequence ATGCGTAAAGCCCTTCCACTTGTGAAAGGGGACGTGATCGCCGTCTGCGCCCCCGCGGGACCCGTCGACGCGGGACGACTCGACCGGGGGATCGCCCGCCTGTCCGCGGCGGGGTTCGTTCCCGAGATCGCCGACGGGATACTCGCGGCGGACGGGTACCTCGCCGGGGACGACGCGCACCGGGCGCGGCAGTTCGAATGGGCGCTGACCCTTCCCGAGGCCCGGGCGGTGATGGCGGCGCGCGGCGGCTACGGCACGACCCGCATCCTCCCCCTCATCGACTGGAGGAAAGCGGTCCGGCGGCGGAAGCTGATCGTGGGGTTCAGCGACATGACCGCGGTCCTCTCGTACCTGTCCACGCGCCTCGGCTTTCCATGTCTCCACGGGCCGATGGCGGCGGCGGACCTCGCCCTGCGGTTCGATCCCGGGGCGCTCGACGCTTTCGCCCGCCTTGCGGCGGGGGAGGTTTCCCCGAGGGAGCCGTGGGGGGAGCCGATGGAGCGGATCCGCGGCGGCGCGGCGGAAGGGATACTGGCCGGAGGGTGCCTCTCCGTGCTCACGTCGCTCCTCGGGACGCCGTACGAGCCCGATTTCCGCGGGACGCTCCTCTTTCTCGAGGACGTGGGGGAGCCCGCCTACCGGCTCGACCGGATGCTGACGCAGTGGATCCAGTCGGGACGGCTCTCGAAGATCGCGGGGATCCTGGTGGGAACGATGGCGCCGGTCCGCGGCGAGCCGGTCGAGGAAATCCGGCGCATCTTCGGCGACGCCGGGAGGCGGCTCTCCGTCCCCGTCCGGTACGGTTTTCCCGCCGGCCACGCGGGGAAAAACGTCTCCCTGCCGTTCGGGGTGCGGGCGCGGATCGACGCGAAGGGCCGCCTCTTCCTGCTGGACTCCCCCGTGGAGGCGGGGTGA
- a CDS encoding serine hydrolase domain-containing protein translates to MTSAAAGENPRFREAAELLDAGVGEGAYAAGVLLVGRGDEILFERSAGYARAASLFDIASLTKPLTAALFLVLSQEGHLSPDGIAAEVLPFTSPDPRVREIRFAHLLSHTSGLPAWLPLYEKVTAAEKAEGRPLSGTAEGHDRILAEVLSLPLSRDPGTGWEYSDLGFMLLGRAIEVAGFRSLDRLLAEKITGPLGMRDTRFLPLAALSECETGQVIPTGWSEVRQREKAGEVDDENAAAMGGISGHAGLFSTSRDLFLFAREVVRARKGEGRVLSRPSAVKMTTRVAQPPGCPRTLGFDTPTAPHSQAGECAPAGAVGHLGYTGCSMWIDPVREVSVILSTNRVVFGSDNRKLSGLRPRLHDAVWKEIDG, encoded by the coding sequence GTGACGTCCGCCGCCGCGGGAGAGAATCCGCGCTTCCGGGAGGCTGCGGAGCTCCTTGACGCGGGAGTCGGGGAGGGGGCGTACGCCGCCGGGGTCCTGCTGGTCGGCAGGGGCGACGAGATCCTCTTCGAGCGGTCCGCCGGGTACGCCCGGGCGGCGTCGCTGTTCGACATCGCCTCCCTCACCAAGCCGCTCACTGCCGCCCTCTTCCTCGTCCTGTCGCAGGAGGGGCACCTGTCCCCCGACGGCATCGCCGCGGAGGTCCTCCCGTTCACCTCGCCCGACCCGAGGGTCCGGGAGATCCGGTTTGCCCATCTCCTCTCGCACACGTCCGGACTTCCCGCCTGGCTGCCCCTGTACGAGAAGGTGACCGCCGCGGAAAAGGCGGAAGGAAGGCCGCTGTCCGGAACGGCGGAAGGGCACGACCGCATTCTCGCCGAGGTCCTCTCCCTCCCGCTGTCGCGCGATCCCGGGACAGGCTGGGAATACAGCGATCTCGGGTTCATGCTGCTCGGCCGGGCGATCGAGGTGGCCGGCTTCCGTTCCCTCGACCGGCTCCTCGCCGAAAAGATCACCGGACCCCTCGGGATGCGGGATACCCGTTTCCTTCCCCTTGCGGCCCTCAGCGAGTGCGAGACGGGGCAAGTGATCCCCACGGGGTGGTCGGAAGTCCGGCAGCGCGAGAAGGCGGGAGAGGTGGACGACGAGAACGCCGCCGCGATGGGGGGGATTTCGGGGCACGCGGGGCTCTTCTCCACCAGCCGGGACCTGTTCCTGTTCGCCCGGGAGGTCGTGCGGGCCCGCAAGGGAGAGGGACGCGTGCTGAGCCGTCCTTCCGCCGTGAAGATGACCACGCGGGTCGCGCAGCCCCCGGGGTGCCCGAGAACCCTCGGGTTCGACACCCCCACGGCGCCGCATTCGCAGGCCGGGGAATGCGCTCCCGCCGGCGCCGTGGGGCACCTCGGCTACACCGGCTGCTCGATGTGGATCGACCCGGTCCGGGAGGTCTCCGTGATCCTGTCGACCAACCGCGTGGTGTTCGGGAGCGACAACCGGAAGCTGTCCGGCTTGCGCCCCCGGCTCCACGACGCCGTCTGGAAGGAGATCGACGGTTGA
- the murC gene encoding UDP-N-acetylmuramate--L-alanine ligase yields the protein MKNVHLIAACGVGMASLAGMLKEKGFRVTGSDANVYPPMSTQLESLGIRLSSPYAAENIPPDADLVIVGNAVSRGNPEAEEAVRRGVPTLSMPQAVARFFIGDRQSIVVAGTHGKTTTTSLAAWSLFALGADPSFLVGGVPKNFPVSYRVGNGPHFVIEGDEYDTAYFDKGPKFLHYLPRIVLLTSIEFDHADIYRDLDHVRESFRRLAAILPPDGLLVACADYPDVVAVAREARCPAIFYATRDGALPAGSGFDSWAVRGTGESAGMTGFRMEGAGRALDFRFPLPGLHNAANAAGVAIVLLRLGFLPEEIARTFERFAGIRRRQEVVGEFRGILVVDDFAHHPTAVRETIRAVRGRYPGRRIVAVFEPRSNTSRRKVFQREFTAALAEADEVILAEVFGAEKIPPGERLSPEEVAAELRAAGRPALVLPDADGIVSRVAASCREGDIVLIMSNGGFGGIQGKLAAALSI from the coding sequence TTGAAGAACGTCCACCTGATCGCGGCGTGCGGCGTGGGGATGGCCTCCCTCGCGGGCATGCTCAAGGAAAAGGGATTTCGGGTCACCGGATCCGACGCGAACGTCTACCCGCCGATGAGCACGCAGCTCGAGAGTCTCGGCATCCGGCTCTCCTCGCCGTATGCGGCAGAGAACATCCCGCCGGACGCGGACCTGGTGATCGTGGGAAACGCGGTGTCGCGCGGGAACCCGGAGGCGGAGGAGGCGGTCCGGCGCGGCGTGCCGACGCTGTCAATGCCCCAGGCGGTCGCCCGCTTCTTCATCGGGGACCGGCAATCGATCGTCGTGGCGGGGACGCACGGGAAGACGACGACCACCTCGCTTGCCGCCTGGTCCCTCTTCGCCCTCGGGGCCGACCCGTCGTTTCTCGTCGGCGGGGTCCCGAAGAACTTCCCCGTGAGCTACCGGGTTGGGAACGGGCCGCATTTCGTGATCGAGGGGGACGAGTACGACACCGCGTATTTCGACAAGGGGCCGAAGTTCCTCCACTACCTGCCGCGGATCGTCCTGCTTACGAGCATCGAGTTCGACCACGCCGACATCTACCGGGACCTCGACCACGTGCGGGAGTCGTTCCGCAGGCTCGCCGCGATCCTTCCCCCCGACGGCCTGCTCGTTGCGTGCGCCGACTACCCGGACGTCGTCGCGGTGGCGCGGGAGGCGCGCTGCCCGGCGATCTTCTACGCGACGCGGGACGGTGCGCTTCCCGCGGGTTCCGGCTTCGATTCGTGGGCGGTGCGGGGAACGGGGGAGTCCGCCGGGATGACCGGTTTCCGGATGGAGGGGGCCGGACGCGCCCTCGACTTCCGATTCCCCCTGCCGGGGCTCCACAACGCCGCCAACGCGGCGGGCGTCGCCATCGTCCTGCTGCGCCTCGGGTTCCTCCCGGAGGAGATCGCCCGGACGTTCGAGCGGTTCGCGGGGATCCGGCGGCGGCAGGAGGTGGTCGGGGAGTTTCGCGGGATCCTGGTGGTCGACGACTTCGCGCACCACCCCACGGCGGTCCGGGAGACGATCCGGGCGGTCCGCGGCCGATACCCGGGCCGGCGGATCGTGGCGGTCTTCGAGCCCCGGTCGAACACCAGCCGACGGAAGGTGTTCCAGCGGGAGTTCACCGCGGCCCTCGCAGAGGCCGACGAGGTGATCCTCGCCGAGGTGTTCGGGGCGGAGAAGATCCCGCCGGGAGAGCGGCTCTCCCCGGAGGAGGTGGCGGCGGAGCTGCGTGCGGCCGGACGCCCCGCGCTGGTCCTCCCCGATGCGGACGGGATCGTCTCCCGCGTCGCGGCAAGCTGCCGCGAAGGAGACATCGTTTTGATCATGTCGAACGGCGGCTTCGGCGGAATCCAGGGGAAACTCGCCGCCGCCCTTTCCATTTGA
- the ffh gene encoding signal recognition particle protein, giving the protein MFENLSEKFQGVLKKLRGHGRISEGNVEGALNEVRLALLEADVNYKVVKDFVAAVKEKALGAEVLASLSPDQHFIKIVHEEMSRMMGGQAQELNLARKPPVPVMLVGLQGSGKTTTCGKLALHLQKKKRTPYLVPADVYRPAAIEQLKVLGRQLEIPVFDSRPDADPVEICREAMKYAELNGYDTVLLDTAGRLHIDAPLMEELSRIKAAVDPGDILLVADAMTGQDAVNVAKAFHEKLALTGVVLTKTDGDARGGAALSIRAVTGAPVKFVGTGEKLDALEPFHPERMASRILGMGDILTFVEKAQDQVDEKQAKELERKLRKNEFTLEDFRDQLLRLKKMGSMEEILGMIPGLGAKAKELKGMAPDETELKRVVAIIDSMTAQERRNARILNGSRRKRIAAGSGTTVQDVNRLMKNFQQAEAMIQRMTKGGMRGMGRNLPFFR; this is encoded by the coding sequence GTGTTCGAGAACCTGTCGGAAAAGTTCCAGGGCGTCCTGAAAAAGCTGCGCGGGCACGGGCGCATCTCCGAGGGGAACGTCGAGGGGGCGCTGAACGAGGTCCGCCTGGCGCTGCTGGAAGCCGACGTCAACTACAAGGTCGTGAAGGATTTCGTCGCGGCGGTGAAGGAGAAGGCGCTGGGCGCCGAGGTGCTCGCCTCCCTTTCGCCCGACCAGCACTTCATCAAGATCGTCCATGAAGAGATGAGCCGGATGATGGGGGGGCAGGCGCAGGAGCTGAACCTCGCCCGCAAGCCGCCCGTCCCCGTGATGCTCGTGGGGCTGCAGGGGTCGGGGAAGACGACCACGTGCGGCAAGCTCGCCCTGCATCTCCAGAAGAAGAAGCGGACCCCGTACCTGGTCCCCGCCGACGTATACCGCCCGGCGGCGATCGAGCAGCTCAAGGTCCTCGGCCGGCAGCTGGAGATCCCGGTGTTCGACTCCCGTCCCGACGCCGACCCGGTGGAGATCTGCCGCGAGGCGATGAAGTACGCCGAGCTCAACGGCTACGACACGGTCCTCCTCGACACGGCGGGGCGCCTTCACATCGACGCGCCGCTCATGGAGGAGCTCTCCCGGATCAAGGCGGCGGTCGACCCCGGGGACATCCTCCTGGTGGCCGACGCGATGACCGGCCAGGACGCCGTGAACGTGGCGAAGGCGTTCCACGAGAAGCTCGCGCTCACCGGCGTGGTGCTGACGAAGACGGACGGCGACGCCCGCGGCGGCGCGGCCCTCTCCATCCGCGCGGTGACCGGGGCCCCGGTGAAGTTCGTCGGTACGGGGGAGAAGCTCGACGCCCTCGAGCCGTTCCACCCCGAAAGGATGGCCTCCCGCATCCTCGGGATGGGCGACATCCTCACCTTCGTCGAGAAGGCGCAGGACCAGGTCGACGAGAAGCAGGCGAAGGAGCTTGAGCGGAAACTCCGGAAGAACGAGTTCACGCTCGAGGATTTCCGCGACCAGCTGCTCCGGTTGAAGAAGATGGGGTCGATGGAGGAGATCCTCGGGATGATCCCCGGTCTCGGCGCGAAGGCGAAGGAGCTGAAGGGGATGGCGCCCGACGAGACCGAGCTGAAGCGGGTGGTGGCGATCATCGACTCGATGACGGCGCAGGAGCGGCGAAACGCCCGCATCCTGAACGGCAGCCGCAGGAAGCGGATCGCCGCCGGAAGCGGAACGACCGTGCAGGACGTGAACCGGCTGATGAAGAATTTCCAGCAGGCGGAGGCGATGATCCAGAGGATGACGAAGGGCGGCATGCGCGGCATGGGGAGGAACCTGCCTTTTTTCCGGTAG
- the rpsP gene encoding 30S ribosomal protein S16 → MAVKIRLARTGRKKMAFYRVVVADSQMPRDGRCLAYVGTYAPRENPAKIVIDEAVTLKWLAKGALPTETVKSLLKKSGAWKKFQETKASKPATA, encoded by the coding sequence ATGGCGGTGAAGATTCGTTTGGCGCGGACGGGGCGGAAAAAGATGGCCTTCTACCGTGTGGTGGTGGCGGACTCGCAGATGCCCCGCGACGGGCGCTGCCTCGCGTACGTCGGGACGTACGCTCCCCGGGAGAACCCGGCGAAGATCGTGATCGACGAGGCGGTGACCCTCAAATGGCTGGCGAAGGGCGCGCTTCCGACCGAGACGGTCAAGAGCCTTCTGAAGAAGTCCGGCGCCTGGAAGAAGTTCCAGGAGACGAAGGCGAGCAAACCCGCTACCGCTTGA
- the rimM gene encoding ribosome maturation factor RimM (Essential for efficient processing of 16S rRNA) has product MKFLDIGRVTGLHGVRGKVKVAAFSGDPSGVLAARTLRLSGGRGMMPGAVVEYEVATAQRAGGCAVFSLKGIDTVEAAEPLVKAVVSVRHEELPSLPEDEFYWIDAVGCLVVDEAGVPLGEVAAVEPGAAYDFLVVRRPGGEDGYLPVTAAFLRKVDTAARRVVASPPEGW; this is encoded by the coding sequence TTGAAGTTTCTCGACATCGGCCGTGTAACCGGCCTTCACGGGGTGCGCGGCAAGGTGAAGGTGGCGGCGTTCTCGGGGGATCCTTCGGGGGTCCTGGCGGCAAGGACGTTGCGGCTCTCCGGGGGCCGCGGGATGATGCCCGGGGCTGTGGTCGAATACGAGGTGGCGACGGCGCAGCGCGCGGGCGGCTGCGCCGTTTTTTCGTTGAAGGGGATCGACACCGTCGAGGCGGCGGAACCGTTGGTGAAGGCGGTCGTCTCCGTCCGGCACGAGGAGCTCCCCTCCCTCCCCGAAGACGAATTCTACTGGATCGACGCGGTCGGCTGCCTCGTGGTGGACGAGGCGGGCGTACCGTTGGGCGAGGTGGCGGCGGTGGAGCCGGGAGCGGCGTACGACTTCCTGGTCGTCCGGCGGCCGGGAGGGGAGGACGGGTACCTCCCCGTGACGGCGGCCTTCCTTCGCAAGGTCGACACGGCGGCGCGGCGTGTGGTCGCCTCTCCGCCCGAGGGATGGTGA
- the trmD gene encoding tRNA (guanosine(37)-N1)-methyltransferase TrmD, giving the protein MRIDVLTLFPGMFPGPLSHSILGRAGEAGLLTVEVHDLRPYAEGKHRVTDEPPFGGGGGMVMKPEPIFAGVEALRSAHGPGRTILLSPAGSLLTPVAAARLAKEDHLILICGRYEGVDQRVGDHLADEELSIGDYVLSGGELPALVLIDAVARFLPGVLGDPAAPHNDSFSQGILEAPHYTRPRDFRGWTVPDVLLSGDHAAVAAWRKAEGERRTARNRPDLLKKKLTDP; this is encoded by the coding sequence GTGAGGATCGACGTCCTGACGCTTTTCCCGGGGATGTTTCCGGGGCCGCTCTCCCACAGCATCCTCGGCCGGGCGGGGGAGGCGGGACTTCTCACGGTGGAAGTGCACGACCTGCGCCCCTACGCGGAGGGGAAGCACCGGGTGACCGACGAGCCCCCCTTCGGCGGCGGCGGCGGGATGGTGATGAAGCCCGAGCCGATCTTCGCCGGGGTCGAGGCGCTGCGCTCGGCGCACGGTCCGGGGAGGACCATCCTCCTTTCCCCGGCGGGCTCCCTCCTGACGCCGGTGGCCGCCGCGCGGCTGGCGAAGGAGGATCACCTGATCCTCATCTGCGGCCGGTACGAAGGTGTGGACCAGCGGGTGGGAGATCACCTGGCCGACGAAGAGCTCTCCATCGGGGATTACGTCCTCTCCGGTGGGGAACTGCCGGCGCTGGTGCTGATCGACGCGGTGGCCCGGTTCCTGCCCGGGGTGCTGGGGGACCCGGCGGCGCCGCACAACGACTCGTTTTCGCAGGGGATCCTGGAGGCGCCCCACTACACGCGCCCGCGCGATTTCCGGGGCTGGACCGTCCCCGATGTCCTCCTGTCGGGAGACCATGCCGCCGTCGCGGCGTGGCGCAAGGCGGAAGGGGAGCGGCGGACGGCACGGAACCGCCCGGACCTGCTGAAGAAAAAGTTGACAGATCCATAG